The Brevibacillus brevis genome contains a region encoding:
- a CDS encoding MDR family MFS transporter produces the protein MRLQIMIALMLSTFLAAMEGTIVSTAVPRITSDLAGFEQVSWVYAIYMLATAVSAPIYGKLADLFGRKNVLLIGIGIFLLGSTLCGVATSMWQLIVFRAIQGLGAGSVMPITMTIIGDLYTEQTARAKAQGWISAVWGLSGVAGPLVGGFLVDTLTWRYIFFLNLPFGLVSFFMLVFLYKEKLAVKEKRHIDYPGALIFSVGTIALLYALLTGSQDQSWTSPVTISLIVFALVTYLVFVSVEKKSPEPLIPLSLFTNRNVTMINLLTLLTNGIVISMVVYLPIWSQGVLGESATMAGFVLTPMPVCWTIGSILAGNLLGKLRAEQLFITGTAVLTVATTLLSLLSSQSAGYLIYVAVGLIGLGMGLISPIIMVKIQSSVAVDKRGTAVALNTFTGTFSQTFGAAVFGMLFNMVTVASGHTNLGASFEHGSIPVAQLAQIRDLLASGVHVVFTGTLVLATGSFVLSLLIAKGNRVKQTH, from the coding sequence ATGAGACTTCAGATTATGATTGCCCTAATGCTCTCGACATTCCTTGCTGCGATGGAAGGAACGATTGTGAGTACAGCCGTACCACGTATTACGAGTGATTTGGCAGGCTTTGAACAGGTGAGCTGGGTATATGCCATCTACATGCTTGCCACTGCCGTATCTGCTCCCATTTACGGCAAGCTGGCTGATTTATTTGGCCGAAAAAACGTTTTGTTAATCGGGATCGGCATCTTTTTGTTAGGTTCTACGCTCTGTGGAGTGGCGACGTCCATGTGGCAGCTCATTGTTTTCCGTGCCATCCAAGGCTTGGGTGCAGGTTCAGTCATGCCGATTACGATGACCATCATCGGTGATTTGTACACCGAGCAGACTGCCAGAGCAAAAGCGCAGGGCTGGATTAGCGCTGTATGGGGACTTTCCGGTGTGGCAGGTCCGTTGGTCGGAGGATTTTTGGTCGATACACTGACGTGGCGTTATATCTTTTTTCTTAACTTGCCTTTTGGACTTGTATCGTTTTTCATGCTCGTCTTTTTGTACAAGGAGAAGCTTGCCGTCAAAGAAAAGCGCCATATCGATTATCCGGGCGCGCTTATTTTTTCGGTCGGGACCATCGCCTTGTTGTATGCCTTGCTGACAGGCAGCCAAGATCAATCCTGGACCAGTCCGGTGACGATTTCCTTGATCGTATTTGCTTTGGTGACCTATCTGGTGTTTGTATCGGTGGAGAAGAAATCGCCTGAGCCGCTGATTCCGCTTTCGCTTTTTACCAATCGAAACGTGACCATGATCAATCTGCTGACGCTCTTGACCAATGGAATTGTCATCAGCATGGTGGTTTACTTGCCGATCTGGAGCCAGGGAGTTTTGGGAGAAAGTGCGACAATGGCTGGCTTTGTCCTGACACCGATGCCGGTTTGCTGGACGATCGGCTCTATCCTTGCCGGGAACTTGCTAGGCAAGCTGAGAGCTGAACAATTGTTTATCACAGGGACAGCCGTTCTGACGGTAGCGACAACATTGTTGAGCCTCCTGTCCTCTCAGTCAGCGGGATACCTCATTTATGTGGCTGTAGGCTTGATTGGTTTGGGAATGGGACTCATTTCCCCGATCATCATGGTAAAAATCCAATCATCCGTTGCAGTCGACAAGAGGGGGACTGCCGTTGCCCTCAATACATTCACGGGTACATTTAGCCAAACCTTCGGGGCAGCTGTATTCGGAATGTTGTTCAACATGGTGACTGTAGCAAGTGGTCATACGAATTTAGGGGCCTCGTTTGAACACGGATCGATCCCTGTGGCACAGCTGGCACAGATCCGAGACTTATTGGCTAGTGGTGTTCATGTGGTCTTCACGGGCACCTTAGTGCTTGCGACAGGCAGCTTTGTTCTGTCGCTTTTGATCGCAAAAGGAAACCGAGTCAAGCAGACACATTAA
- a CDS encoding GNAT family N-acetyltransferase yields MEEIRPVSIDDIDEVVRIAAMSYPGSNLLGAESRQRFAERVRETIENDPQVSYHGCYRDGRLLGIMKWYDFPMNVHGTPLLTGGIGLVAVDLLHKKEKVAMSMLQGFLSSYRERGISLVSLYPFRVDFYKQMGFGIGTKVHQYKFKPSSLPFVGKDKIVYIGKEDKEELSACYHRIARQTHGMIKRTDREWDRLLDGPEWITVGYKKEGRLGGYLAFQFQSAHEKNRIFNNIEVREFLYESREVLAQLLSFLRSQADQIQRIEFTTPDEDFHLLLSDPGNGTDSLLWSIYHESHVSGVGLMYRIIDVPGFFRQLSHHHFGSETVNMKLTIRDSFLPENAGTWLIKFVDGRPELGEAVEPDISVQLDISDFSSLVMGVVTARKLYQYGQLELDAPEKLPILDRLFAVPEKPRSVTTF; encoded by the coding sequence ATGGAGGAGATTCGACCGGTTTCCATTGACGATATCGATGAGGTCGTTAGGATTGCAGCAATGAGCTACCCTGGAAGCAATCTTCTGGGTGCTGAGAGCAGACAGCGATTTGCCGAACGCGTAAGGGAGACGATCGAAAACGACCCACAAGTCAGCTACCACGGATGCTACCGTGATGGACGATTATTGGGTATAATGAAATGGTATGATTTTCCTATGAATGTTCACGGTACACCGCTTTTGACTGGGGGGATTGGGCTGGTCGCCGTAGACCTTTTGCATAAAAAGGAAAAAGTGGCCATGTCAATGCTGCAAGGTTTTCTTTCCAGCTATCGGGAGCGGGGAATCTCGCTGGTCTCTCTCTATCCGTTTCGTGTTGATTTTTACAAGCAAATGGGTTTTGGAATAGGGACCAAGGTTCACCAATACAAGTTCAAGCCGTCCAGCCTGCCGTTTGTAGGCAAGGACAAAATCGTCTATATAGGAAAAGAGGACAAGGAAGAACTGTCAGCTTGCTATCATCGAATCGCCCGTCAAACGCATGGCATGATCAAGCGAACAGATCGAGAATGGGACAGACTTCTCGATGGTCCTGAATGGATTACCGTCGGCTACAAAAAGGAAGGGAGGCTAGGTGGCTATCTCGCTTTCCAGTTCCAGAGCGCCCATGAAAAAAACAGAATCTTCAACAACATTGAAGTGAGAGAATTTCTGTATGAGAGCCGCGAAGTACTTGCGCAACTGCTTTCTTTCCTGCGTAGCCAGGCCGATCAGATTCAAAGGATTGAGTTTACGACGCCGGACGAAGATTTTCACTTGTTGCTATCTGATCCGGGCAATGGGACGGATTCGCTGTTGTGGAGCATTTATCATGAGAGCCATGTATCTGGAGTCGGTCTGATGTATCGGATCATTGATGTACCGGGATTTTTCCGTCAGCTGTCCCACCACCATTTTGGTTCGGAAACGGTAAATATGAAGCTGACGATCCGCGATTCGTTTCTGCCTGAGAACGCAGGAACATGGCTCATCAAGTTTGTCGATGGACGTCCGGAACTAGGGGAGGCAGTGGAGCCTGACATTTCAGTGCAGCTAGATATTTCGGATTTTTCTTCGCTCGTGATGGGTGTAGTAACTGCCCGCAAGCTGTATCAATACGGGCAATTGGAGCTGGATGCCCCAGAAAAGCTTCCCATTTTGGATAGGCTGTTTGCTGTTCCCGAGAAGCCGCGAAGTGTGACTACCTTCTAG
- a CDS encoding NUDIX hydrolase, whose translation MQEEQLDIFDEAGQHIGVESRSEVHRLGLWHRTFHCWIYRVVDDQIELLFQKRHPQKDTCPNLLDITSAGHLLASEQPCDGVRELEEELGLSVGFEELDELAVIRDVMVAPSIIDKEMCHTFLYECDQPLREYRVQEEEVTGLFWVGLQELERLFAGEIGQMTVNGFLLTENGEQKDTAMIAVKADFVPHEVHYYQQVFAAVKLRAANR comes from the coding sequence ATGCAGGAAGAGCAGCTAGACATATTTGACGAAGCAGGACAGCACATCGGGGTAGAATCGCGTAGCGAAGTACACCGCTTGGGGCTGTGGCATCGAACCTTTCACTGCTGGATTTATCGCGTAGTAGATGACCAGATCGAATTGTTGTTTCAAAAAAGGCATCCACAAAAGGATACTTGTCCGAACTTGCTCGACATTACCTCTGCTGGTCATCTTCTCGCTTCGGAACAGCCATGTGACGGCGTGCGGGAATTGGAGGAGGAGCTGGGCTTGTCCGTGGGTTTTGAGGAATTGGACGAGCTTGCCGTGATTCGTGATGTAATGGTTGCCCCCTCCATCATTGATAAGGAAATGTGCCATACCTTTTTGTATGAATGCGATCAGCCCTTACGCGAGTACCGTGTACAGGAAGAAGAAGTCACGGGGCTGTTTTGGGTCGGGCTGCAAGAGTTAGAGCGGTTGTTTGCAGGCGAGATCGGGCAGATGACGGTGAATGGATTTTTGCTAACGGAAAATGGTGAACAAAAAGATACAGCGATGATCGCGGTTAAAGCTGACTTTGTACCACATGAAGTGCATTATTACCAGCAGGTTTTTGCAGCAGTGAAACTACGCGCAGCCAATCGATAA
- a CDS encoding glutathione ABC transporter substrate-binding protein: MKKTRMVGSLLALTLTVSVALTGCGGASSEQSGSTNTTAAEAPKEGGTLIVARKADANNLDPHFISNIPSANYVYGKVYESLVSRDKNGEYKPTLATEWKQLDDLTWEFKLREGVTFHDGTPFTADAVKKTFERVLDPKVASSRASNFSMIKEIKIVDDKTVHFVLEYPFAPLLSILASSEGSIISPKAIAEHSDTLAKQPVGTGPFKFTSWAPGQDMKLAKNDTYWGEKPKVDEVLYKVVPEDTTRVAMIEAGEAHIGDQLPVTEVERAQASPGMNMVRAEGLGVDYIGFNVQKKPFDDVRVRQAVAHAIEKQAIVQGVYNNVGTQAVSSMSPKVIGYNPNLQDYSYDVNAAKALLAEAGYPNGFKTSIVTDDRKERMNVAEVIQSQLKGIGIDLEIKVMEYGAYLEHTDNGEHAMFIGGWGNATGDGDYNQYNVFHSTSKGSAGNMAFYNNPEVDKLIEEGRREKDAQKRNEIYAKLQEIELKEVPILPIRTIDHVAVTSKNVNGFWLSPVGYLMLDEVSIN, translated from the coding sequence AATACAACTGCTGCAGAAGCTCCAAAAGAAGGGGGAACCCTGATTGTAGCCCGCAAGGCAGACGCCAACAATCTGGACCCGCATTTCATCTCCAATATTCCTTCGGCAAACTATGTGTATGGAAAAGTGTATGAGAGCTTGGTTTCTCGCGATAAAAACGGCGAGTACAAGCCTACACTCGCTACTGAATGGAAACAGCTCGACGATCTGACATGGGAGTTTAAGCTCCGTGAGGGCGTTACGTTCCACGATGGTACACCCTTTACAGCAGACGCTGTGAAAAAGACGTTCGAACGTGTACTCGATCCAAAGGTTGCATCATCACGTGCATCCAACTTCTCCATGATCAAAGAAATCAAGATCGTGGATGACAAGACTGTCCATTTCGTGCTGGAGTATCCTTTTGCACCGCTCCTTTCCATCTTGGCTAGCTCAGAAGGTAGTATCATCAGCCCGAAAGCAATCGCCGAGCATTCCGATACATTGGCGAAGCAGCCTGTGGGAACTGGACCTTTCAAATTCACATCGTGGGCACCGGGGCAAGATATGAAGCTCGCAAAAAATGATACCTATTGGGGTGAAAAGCCAAAAGTAGATGAAGTATTGTACAAGGTCGTTCCAGAAGATACAACTCGTGTAGCGATGATCGAAGCAGGCGAGGCACACATCGGCGATCAGCTTCCAGTGACGGAAGTAGAGCGTGCACAGGCATCTCCTGGCATGAACATGGTGCGTGCAGAAGGCTTGGGTGTGGATTACATCGGCTTTAACGTGCAGAAGAAGCCATTTGATGATGTACGCGTACGTCAAGCAGTTGCGCATGCTATTGAAAAACAAGCCATTGTACAAGGGGTATACAACAATGTGGGAACACAGGCTGTTTCCTCGATGTCGCCAAAAGTAATCGGCTACAACCCGAATCTCCAGGATTACTCGTATGACGTCAATGCAGCAAAAGCACTGCTCGCAGAAGCAGGTTACCCGAACGGCTTCAAGACGTCCATCGTGACAGATGACCGTAAAGAACGCATGAACGTAGCAGAGGTCATCCAGTCCCAGTTGAAAGGCATCGGCATTGATTTGGAGATCAAAGTAATGGAATACGGTGCGTATCTGGAGCACACAGACAATGGTGAGCATGCGATGTTCATCGGGGGCTGGGGCAATGCAACAGGGGATGGCGACTACAACCAGTACAACGTCTTCCACAGCACTTCGAAAGGCAGCGCAGGTAACATGGCGTTCTACAACAATCCAGAGGTAGACAAGCTGATTGAAGAAGGACGTCGCGAAAAAGATGCGCAAAAACGCAATGAAATTTACGCAAAGCTGCAAGAAATCGAGCTGAAAGAAGTACCGATCCTGCCAATCCGCACGATTGATCATGTGGCGGTTACATCCAAGAATGTAAATGGCTTCTGGCTGAGCCCAGTTGGATACTTGATGCTGGATGAAGTATCGATCAACTAA
- a CDS encoding PilZ domain-containing protein, translating to MPGRSEGHQREFFRLRLEYALCADMTIVLVKGKTMEIGSTQVLIEDIGAGGLRFLSHLKMPANDQLVLQFATELCGQALKMYGHVVRTIPWETDYYEYAVRFTMEEEQHLEINRLVNRLAIRYRQKRSATEGRFFKGDRLAFLKELTQASLAMRASEA from the coding sequence ATGCCAGGTAGATCAGAGGGGCATCAACGTGAATTTTTTCGCTTACGTCTAGAATACGCCCTCTGTGCAGACATGACCATTGTGCTGGTCAAAGGGAAAACCATGGAGATTGGGAGCACGCAGGTATTGATCGAGGATATCGGGGCAGGTGGACTTCGTTTTCTCTCTCATCTCAAAATGCCAGCAAATGACCAGCTCGTTCTGCAGTTTGCGACGGAATTGTGCGGACAGGCTCTGAAAATGTACGGCCACGTAGTCCGCACGATTCCGTGGGAAACGGACTATTACGAATACGCTGTACGGTTTACGATGGAAGAGGAACAACATCTGGAGATTAATCGCTTGGTGAACCGATTGGCGATCCGCTATCGGCAGAAACGGTCAGCAACAGAAGGACGTTTCTTTAAAGGAGATCGCCTGGCATTTTTAAAAGAGTTGACGCAAGCAAGTCTTGCGATGCGAGCCAGTGAAGCATAG